One window of the Candidatus Tisiphia endosymbiont of Sialis lutaria genome contains the following:
- a CDS encoding cell division protein ZapA, whose protein sequence is MSIVTIILGSKTFQLACSDGSEEELCNLAAKLNENITQIKKASPSASFELLLVMSALSLQEQVQNLTNKIAKIDGDKIPCEEEKFAETLSTIAGYLEELARKIGK, encoded by the coding sequence ATGTCTATAGTAACAATAATACTAGGTAGCAAAACTTTCCAACTGGCATGTAGTGACGGATCGGAAGAAGAATTGTGCAATCTTGCAGCCAAGTTAAATGAAAATATTACCCAGATAAAAAAGGCTAGCCCATCAGCATCATTTGAACTATTATTAGTTATGTCCGCCTTAAGTTTACAGGAACAAGTACAAAATTTGACTAATAAAATTGCTAAAATCGATGGTGATAAAATACCTTGTGAAGAAGAAAAATTTGCAGAAACATTAAGTACTATAGCAGGATATTTAGAAGAACTTGCACGAAAGATTGGAAAGTGA
- a CDS encoding helix-turn-helix transcriptional regulator: MSSSLKQARIESGKTLEEISDYLKIRKQYLEALEEGDLSSMPAEVYVKGYLKLYSNYLGIVLDTGEEDEQEPPKDIDFKNRAGSMVSDYKWKKQLIIISILTLIIIPIIFHLILPYE; encoded by the coding sequence ATGTCGTCATCCCTAAAACAAGCAAGAATAGAGTCTGGCAAAACTCTTGAAGAGATATCTGATTATTTGAAAATTAGAAAGCAATATTTAGAGGCTCTTGAAGAAGGAGACCTAAGTTCAATGCCAGCGGAAGTTTATGTGAAAGGTTATCTTAAGTTATATTCAAATTATTTAGGGATAGTTTTGGATACAGGTGAGGAAGATGAGCAGGAACCCCCTAAAGATATTGATTTCAAAAATAGGGCTGGTTCAATGGTATCTGATTATAAATGGAAAAAACAGCTCATTATAATTTCTATTTTAACATTAATAATAATTCCAATAATTTTTCACTTAATATTACCATATGAATGA